The Aspergillus oryzae RIB40 DNA, chromosome 5 genome segment GCTTTACGGTGCATGGGGAGGCATCAAACGTGATCAGGAAGGCACTACTGTCGATGATATCTCCGAGGCACTGTACGGTGCATGGGGAGGCATCAAACGTGACCAGAAGGGCACTACGGTTGATGACATCTCCGAGCAACTGTACGGTGCATGGGGAGGTATCAAACGTGATCAGGGAGGTACCACTGTCGATGATATCTCCGAGGCACTGTACGGTGCATGGGGAGGCATCTCGAAGCGAGATGAGGAGGCCACGCAGGGTACTACTGTCGATGATATCTCTGAGGCACTGTACGGTGCATGGGGAGGCATCTCGAAGCGAGATGAGGAGGCCACGCAGGGTACTACTGTCGATGATATCTCTGAGGCACTGTACGGTGCATGGGGAGGCATCTCGAAGCGAGATGACGATGCCACGCAGGGTACTACAGTGGATGACATCTCGGAACAGCTCTACGGTGCATGGGGTGCGATCTAATTACTGCTCAGTAACTTTGGGTTCACAGCTCTCATCCTGACGGCGTCTGGAGCGCTATAACTGTGATGCAACCCACTGAAGCCATGATTTGCCATTAATGTTCTTGCAGTTATCAGAATGTGATTGAGATGTCCTTTTTGGATTTGAAATGCTATTCTCGCCCGAGCAGTCGTAGTTAAGTAAAACTATATTTGGTGGCCTTTGTGTCAGGGGCCTATATTTAGGGTTTCAGACTGACGCTGAACAGCAGTTCAGAGCCCGTTAGAATGTTTAGGTGCTGACCTGCTGACATGTGTGTGTTTGTAAACACCCTAGTACCTCATATTGCCGAGATATGCATGATTACTTTATATAAGCATCGCCCTTCTGTTGTTTTGATTCCTTTATAGTTGTAGGATACCCGTTTCCGGGGATCTACTGGAATATCATACTAGCCACACATTGTCATACACCCCTCATCATGCGGATATTGGAAGTGGGCATTCTTGCCATGTCAATCTTATGCTTCGTCGACGCTCATGGAAACTTATCCAACGCCGACCTAGAGGCGCTTCTTCACCCCGACGGTGATACCAACATTCAAACGATCCTTGCGCCTCTCCTCCGGCCTCGAGTTCCAGGAACACCCGGCTCAGAGTTAGTACGAAACTATATCATCCAATTTTTCAACTCAGCTCTTCCACTGTGGACGACAGAGCTGCAGGTATCGTCATCCAAGACCCCCGTCTCCGGAAGCCAAAGGATCCCATTCGTGAATATCATTGCCTATCGTAGTCCTCCAGGATTAAATGAAACCGACGTTGGTTGGCTCACACTAGTCGCACACTACGACAGCTTGAAAGACCCGGAAGGATTCATCGGCGCAATCGATAGCGCAGCTCCGTGCAGTATCATCATGAGCGCAGTGCGCAGCATTGACGCAGCCTTGACTCGCAAATGGGATAATATGTCCTCCATTCCAGGTGGTACCCACGAACAATATGGCATACAAGTCATTTTCACGGACGGTGAGGAGAGCTTCGGCAATACGTTGACCGCAAACGACGGGCTCTACGGATCTCGGTCCTTAGCTGCGCATTGGGCGGTGGATAAGTATCCCTCCACTGCGAAGTATGAGACTCGACTTTCCTCGATCTCTCTACTTGTGCTATTGGACCTTCTGGGAGCCAAGAATCCGCAGATCGCGTCCTACTACCCCGTCACTCACTTTGACTATCAGCGACTAGCGGCATTGGAAAGCCGTCTGAGAGAGTTGGGACAATTAAAGTCATCCGGGATACACGGCAAGTCTTGGTTTGTTGATCGCACGACCGATGTTCGAAGTCTTAAGCGCCAACCTGTCGAGGATGACCAGGTTCCATTCTCTGGCCTAGGGGTCAAGGTATTGCATGTCATTGACGCTGACCCTACTACGGGGGAGTTTCCTAGTGTTTGGCACACACCAGACGATGATGAAAACCATTTGGATTTTGACACTATCCGAGACTGGAGCCTCCTGATAACAGCTTTCGCGGCGGAGTGGCTAGGGCTGCAGGGGTTTATGGATAACTAGGATTAGAGTTGTTTATCGTGAAGATCTATATGCCTATTCTACGAACTACGGCTTTTCAAGTCGCGAAGCTTGGATCCTTGACCGGCTGAGCCTTAAGGGATATGCTGATTCCATGAAGTGGGTTTTATCAGTGCACCTAGAGGTCTGCAGGCGATGTCAGCATGTAAGCATGTAAGCATGCAGGCTGGGCAACGGAAACATGCAGCTTACAAATGTCTACTATCTTACAATGTCACCCGTAGAATCGATCTAAACCTCCATTCATGACGGACATGAGTGCTTCCAAAGTCAATACCTGTCCTCTGATGGTTCAGCCCAAGCTGCATGTAAGTCATCTGAAAAGACTGAAGAGTTCATGATACATCTCATGATAATAAGTAAATACTATCATTAAAGACTGCCTACAACTGGGGACGTATGATCAAATCGCAATGCATGGTTATAATTGCGTGCCCTCTCCCATAGTTTGCCATGCGACATACTCGGTTTGCCTCTTAATCAGGAGCTATTCGCTGAGGAATCGCCCGTAGTATGACCATCTCATGACCCACAGAATGGGCAGAGGTCTGAAAGTGCATGTATAGCCGAGACGCCAGTTCATCCTGCATCCCAGCATCGTCCAGGCCTTCTGCCTGTCCGAATTGGGCTAAAACCTCAGAAGCATGATTACAACGTTCCGAAACATCCTCCCCAGGAAACTCAAAGTGTGCAACTGGGTCTTCGTACGCTTCTGATATCGGCCCAAAGGACCTGTCGCGCATGGTGCAAACTCATATTGAATTCACCGGAATTGCAGAGAGCTCTCTTTTTTATGCCTGGCAGCGACGATTCTTACGGTCGCAAGGTTCAGAATCCACTATTGGTCGAAGCATTCCCATTCGCTTTTGACACGGCCACGGACGGGAGAGTCCCTGAATATCGAAATGGCGAGTGCCTATCAACCTTCCGCATGGCCAAATATCCAGAAACGCAAACGGCTTTTCTTCGATGAGAGGCAAGTTGGCCTCGGATGCTGGTGCAACAGCCTCCGGTCTTTAAGCTCGCGCGGTGTCATTCTTTCTATGGCGCATTTCGCGTCTATGTGTACTATGAGGTTCCGGTGCGCGAGGGACTTTCTGACATCTGTCACGAGGCTAATGCCGGCATTTTGTAGGGAGATTCTCGCAAAACGCGAGACGGTCTCCCCACTGTTTGAGCCTATCTTTTTGGCCCCACAACTCGGTTTTGGCTTATTTGAAGTGCCAAAGATTTATTACCTGGTGGGGTCGCGATGCGTCTGACCGGTCGATAGTGAACCATCTCGAGAGCTTGGAGAATTTTGTAGTTGATGCCGATATCctgatctcctcctccagcaGTCAGGGTTGCTGTGAGGTCCCCGCAGTCCGGAAGGAGGATCAGACTTTGGACGCATGATTGGGCTCGCATGTATGAGCTCGCATGTATGGAATGGTTATCATGAGTTGGGACCGAGGGCACAGTGCCAAGAGGAGGACGGGTGGACGAGAGCTGTACGCCAGCTGGATTTCCAGTTGGACCTGGACGGAGAAGATCTCTAGAGGTCTAGAATGTGCTTTGACTCATCCTTCGTTTAAAGGACATGCGGACGATCGGCCCGATAAGTCGATGAGCCACGGAATTTCATGCCGACTCGACAGATCTGGAAGGAATTTCCCTGTCCCACTCGTCTTGATGACTTGTTTTCAAGCCCCACACCGTCTGATATTTTCATAAATTCTTATATTGCTTTAGGATGACCTCGCGCACTTCAGACTTCCTCTCATCCCTTGGCCCTTCGTCTTGCAACCATGGCTACATCGGAGCGCGGAAAGCTTTTTGTGTCCTCCGGAGTGGAAATCAACCATCCAGCGGTCGGTGTCAGTGAGCCTCGCCGGCCGGTGGATGACTTCGAAGTAGAAGACAATCGTGTGGTCCAGGAGGGACCAACCGCCGATGCCGATAGCTTTCCAGATGGGGGCTATCGCTCCTGGCTCGTGGTCCTGGGTTCTTTCTTGCTACTGATGTCGTCGTACGGCCTGATGAACTCGGTCGGGGTGTTGCAATCTTACCTGGAATCCCATCAGCTGGCGAACTACTCAAGCCAGAATGTGGGTTGGATCTCTGGGCTGTTTGTCTTCGTTTCGCTGGGCCTTGGTGTCTTCGTGGGCCCCTTGTTCGATACCTACGGACCGAGAGAGCTGGTCTCCGCCGGGTCGGCCTTCTATGTGCTGAGTCTGTTCTTGACGGCGGAGTGCACCCAGTATTGGCATTTTATCGTCTGCTTCGGCATTATGGCTGGCATCGGAGGTGCATTCACGAGCACCATAGGGATGTCCTGTGTGCCACACTGGTTCCAGGCGCGCGCCGGCATGGCGATCGGAACGGCCATGGCGGGCGCAGGTCTGGGTGGTGtggtctttccttttatccTGAAGGGTGCGTTTGCCAATCTGGGCTTCCAGTGGGGAATGCGCATCCTGGCATTGGTGATCCTCGTGCTGTGCGGACTCGCCTCATTCCTCGTCAAGTCTCGCCTCCCCAAAGGACAGCTGAAGGCGGCCATCGATATCCGGTCGTTCAAGGACTCTCGCTTCACATTGTTGAGCTTTGGCATTTTCAGTAGGTTTCTCGCTCCCCGTGGTTGTCATCGCATACTTAATAGAAGTAGCGCTCGAATTGGAGGTGTTTGCCCTCATCGGACTATTTCCCACGTACGTGACGAAGCAGGGCTTCAATACCAGCGCGAGTGTATATACATTGGTGGTGCTAAACGTGTATGTTTTCCTGCCGACTTGATGCATATTCGTCTGGTCCCCTTCTGACAACTGTAGATGCTCCTGCATCGGACGACTTATCGCTGGTCGGATCGCCGATCGATACGGTCGCTTGAACGTACTCATTATCTTAATCTTCTCTGCTGTTCTGACGATGTTTGCCATCCTGTACCCGTTCAGCGGTCATTTGTCAGCACTGTATGTCTTTAGCGCCCTCTATGGTCTCTGTTCAGGATCGTTCATCAGCCTTGCCCCCGTCTGCATTCGGCAGGTGTCCAATGCGAAAGAGATCGGGATGAGATTTGGAACATGTTACTGTCTGGTGAGCTTCGCGTAAGTATCGTGTTAGCTGAAAGTTTGTGTCGAGACCATACTAACAGCGCTAGGACACTAATCTGTATTCCGATCGGCGGTGAAATGTTGGAAAAAGTCGGCTCGCGTATTGTAGTTATTTGGCTGGGATGTGTCCTCCTGTTTTCCATGTTCCTGTTCATGACCGCACGATGGGCCTGTCTTGATTACAAGTGGCATTGGCGGATTCGCATTTAGCTCCTGGGTTAATATGGACCGGGGATAGTCCTCAAGGACACCAATCAGTGTATGACTGGTGGGGATAGCTGCAGGCAAATCGTGTTTGATTGAGCCAAAAGCGCTGATTTGGATATGCAGGTTGCAAATAGACTGGAATTCTGCAATGTCACGCTGCTGATTTGTCATCTGCAAGGCTGCTGCCACCTCATAAATCAAGGGATGATCCTCTGTCACTCCACTTCAGCATTCTTTCCCATTCTCAATTTGAAGGAAAGTCACGGCCAAAATGCATTGGTACATATCTGTGCTGGTTTGGTTAGCCTTTGGACCACTAGCGATCTTATGTATAAGCATCCATGATTTCTCACCCGAGCAAGTCGACCAAGGCATCGCTCTCCGACAAGTTGTCAGTGAAGCCACTGAAAATAtcaagagagaaaggacagGAGGCTGTCGGCCCGAGGACGCCCAAATCCGTAAAGAATGGTATATCCAACAGTGGTTGATGTGTTCCCCTGTTAATATATGAGATTTAACCAGTCGGTAGGCGTGAGCTGACCCAAGAGGAACGACAGCAGTTTACCGACGCTGTTCGGTGCCTGCAGAGCATTCCAACCACCCTGGCAGACGATCTACGCCAGATTTATCCTGGAGTGCAGACCCGTTATGACGAATTTCTGGCTACACACATTAATCTCACCAGTGTTATCCATCAGACTGTAAGATATCGATATTTTGGGGATATAAATTTCACATACTTCGTTGTTTAACAAAGTCTGCAGGCGGACTTCCTTGCCTGGCATCGCTACTTTATCCACACGTTCGAGCAAGATCTCAAATCAAAATGCCAATACACCGGCTCCCTCCCTTACtgggattggggtttggaCGCAGAGAACCCTCACCTCTCTGTTCTGTTCAACGGAGACGAGTACAGCATGGGATCGAACGGTGCATTCATCCCGAACAGGGATCCGGCTTACTGGCCCGCAATCCATGAGTACATCCCCGTGGGCACGGGCGGAGGATGTGTTTATGAGGGTCCCTTTTCAAACTACACCATCAACATGGGTCCCATTGATGGCGCGGGCCAGAAAGCAGTGAATTACCGCTTCGAGCATCATCCTCACTGTCTCAAACGAGACATCAACCCAACTGTCACACGGGCGTCCGTGACCTTTCGTCACATCACGGAGCTGATCCTCTCATACGACACCATTGAGTGGTTCCAGGGCGTGATGCAGAAAGACCCTCGATTCTCTGTACCATCTGTGCCGTACGGCGTTCATCGCGGTGGTCACGTCGGGGTGGGTATGGTCATGGGCGACGCAGCTGGTAGTCCAGGTGATCCGATGTTTTATCTGCATCATGCGCAGATTGATCGAGTATGGACCATCTGGCAGGGGTTGGATCCAGACACGAGAAGACATGCCATCTGGGGCACGCATACGATCGTTGACACTCCCCCAACGGCGAATATGACGttagatgatatgattgattTTGGATTCGTGTCTGAGCCAGTCCAGTTCCGGGATTTGATGGATACGCTTGATGGGCCGTTTTGCTATTATTATACTTGAACATGTGAGTGCTTGAGAAAGTATAATGAATTAATACTGTGCTTCATTCGCTCATATAGTTGATATAATACAAAACGCTACACCGGGACCCAGTCCCCAGTCATGCTAAGTCTACTCTATTTACATAAATGCAGTCGCTGGTAAAATTCCCGAGAACCTTCCAGGGCACTCGACAGTCAGGTGCTCGCTCGCGTACAGTGTCGGTGTTGAACCGACAGCGTCGCTCGCGAGGGAGATAATTATACAGAttgaagaaatcaaacaaGCCAGTCGACAAAGCGCTCCCAAAGGTTCCGAGGAACCCGTTGTTGCACCAGgatttccccttcttgcAGACGGCCCGACCACAAATCTATCTCAGCCGATCGGACAAACTAGACATTCCCTGTGGTTAGCAAGGTTCTTTAACAAAGAGACTCCAAGATTCGTCCAACTAACCTTAGTACGTTTGAAGAGCTTCCATCCAATGATCGGCACAATGAAGATGGGAATGCCGATGTACGATGCCACAAAGTCCGACGACGACCAATTACCCTTTAAGAAGACGGGAAATCCCGCGACTAGAACGATGATGGTCGAGCCAATGAATCCGACCCAGGCAGCATAGGGTTGCAGCGGCGCCTTCCACGGAAGGGTATCACGAGAGACACCCTGCGCTTTCATCGCAGAGTGGAAACGAATGTAGCAGAAGGAGAGCGTTGCCCATGCGATCAGACCAGCGACTGTGCTGAGATTCAGAAGCCAGGTAAATGCCTGTGCCGCACCGCCAGAGCCGAGACCTAAAGATCGTATATCAGTACACAGTACATGAGTTATGTCGTTAAATGCTTGTACGCGATGGAGTTTGACTTACTCAGGTACGCCAATGGCCCAAACAGCCAAGCCGTAATGACGGCAACGTAGGGCACACCTTTCTTGGTGACGCGGCCAAAGACTTGCGGTAACTGGTGGTCTGTTGTCATGGCCACAATCATGCGAGAGCCCACCCAGCAGTACGAATTACCGGCGGACCATGCCGCAACCAGAATGCATGCATTGACAATCGACGGCAAGGCATTGATGCCGGCCTCCTTGATGGCGATCACGAATGGTGAGCTGTTCGCGTTATCAGAGCCCGAGACGAGAGCTGGGTTACGTGGATCGACAATGATTCCAATCAGGAGGGCACCGAGGATATAGAAGAAGGCGATACGGTATGTCACACGGCGAGCCGCCTTCGGGATGGCATGGTGGGGGTTGACTGACTCGGCGGCGGTGATAACAACGGTTTCGACACCAATGAAGCTAAATGAGGCGTTGACAAAGGACGACAGAAAGCCCAGGAAGTGTCCCGTGGGACCGGTGATACCGTTATAGTTCGTCCACGGTCCAGGATCGTTCCAATAGCGGAAACCGATGCTATCGTTATTCGCTCCACCCGCCGTGATCACAATCGATACAATCACTAAGCCGAGGAAGCAAAGGACCTTGACCGCACCCCCAAAGACTTCTGTTTCCCCATAGAAACGCACACTCATCAGATTGCTGGCCAGGATCAGTACTAGACCCACGGTGATGACCACGGCCGGTGTCAGGTCGGTCCAATAGGAGACGAtaacagcagcagcggagACCTCCGAGGCGATGGCAATGGTATAGCAGTATCCATATGAGATGGCTAGTGAGAACCCGACAGCCGGATCGATGAAGCGAGTGGCCCAATGAGGGAAGGATCCGGCTGTGGGTAGCAGGGTGGCCAGCTCGCCGATGCTCTGCATCACGCACCATAGCACCAAGCCCACGACGATATATGCCAGCAGCAAGCCAGCCGGACCGGCCTTGGCATAGGCGGCGCCTGTTCCCACAAACAGACCGGTGCCAATCCCACTGCAAAAACCAATCATGGTAACATGGTAGTTCCGCAGGCGTCGCTGCGTCGCTCCACGACCACCTACGTTGAGCTGGAGTTCGTCCTTGGGAGGCGCATCATACTCGTTGTAGTAGCCTGTTGGCTGGATGGCGTCCTCCGCCAAAGTGGACTTCTCCATGATCTGCGTAGGAATATTGGGTGGGATGGATGAAGAGTTGTGGGAATCCGTTCCCTACCCAGAGTTACCCCAGAGATAAAAAGAGATTCCCCCATGCAGAACAaagcttctttttttcgccTCCCAGGATATCGCGCCAATCGCAACATCGCGCTTCCATCTTGCACAATCAGTTGTGCTCCACCACTTGTGGAGTAGTCGAGAGTGTGTAATTGGCTCTGGAGATCGGATTCTTTAGGCGATGCCGGACGAACGAACGATTTTATGCAAGCCTAACTAGATTTATCTATGACTAAGCCTCGGCTCCGGTATTCGGCTTTGGGGCCTTTGCAGAGTTTTCTCCCGGCCGGGATTGGTTTTTAGTTTACGTGAAAACCCCGATGGTTTTGACAGCTGCCACGCGGGCTAGTTTGATTTTCCATACAAATTCGCAAAACCCCGAATAACCTGAACCTTGCATTAATGAGCTCAGTGGCCTGTACAAAATTGCAAGTAGCGCAATACTGACAGCTGCCATCCCAATTTATCGAGACCAGAACACGTGACTACAAGATCGATTCTTTCTAAAACAGTATGGCTTGGTTTCGAACCGAGAACGgtgaagatattggccaaTAAGAGCGCTTCCTAGATTTCCGACAGGAGGATGCCTCAGGTGGCGACTGCCTCTCCGTACGGAATACATTACCCTGATTTTGGTCTTGTATGAATAGAGACACCATAGTCACCCAACCGGTAGTACTTATATTCCAAACGTCAAGGTCACTCTAAGCCGTGGTTCGGAGTGCTAGAATACTATACTTCTACCACCGGACCGTGGTAGACATGCCGGGCCCGAATAACATAATATATAACCGCAATCAGAACCGTCCCGAATGTCCCAACCACACTATAGTTCATAGATTTATAATCCACCGCGGCTTTCGTGGGCCAAAAGCTAAAGAAAATCACGATAATCATGTAGCAAACAGCAAATCCGTTGTTTACCATCCCCAGAATACCAGGAACTCGGAACGGCCCCCATACTAACGGAGCATTGGGGACATTCACAGTCGTATCCTCGCACTCACTACTGGGGCGGATGTGGCCACATACACGCCGGTAGAGAAGCAGGCTTCCAACTGCTAGGTATGAGAGGTAGAGGCCAGACACAGCCATGGATAGGATATCTTTCAGCGCCACATCGGAGCCGATATTAATCAGCCCAAGAAGACACGAGACAACCATGGTGAAGCACACAGAGTAGATTGGAATATTGGTTGTGGGAGAGACCTGCGCCCACCCCGTCAGCCACTTGACAAATTAGACTCTAAAGAtaggaagggaagggagagagggaagaagtgaAAGAAGCCCAACAGAACACATACCTTGCTCCATAACCTCCATCCAGGCACTCCTCGATCACGCGCAAATGACCAGAACTGGCGAGAGGTCGCAGCGATCATGCCGATTGCAGAACAAATACCAATCACAAGCGAGATGCATATCATGCTCACAGTACTACTCAATGAATTGGTTGCCCGCAGAAAGCTTTCCATATAAGCATACCCCGTGGGAGTGCTGGTCGCTGCGTCAAGATCGCCCATACAAAATAAGACCCCAATCAGCATGCCAAATCCAAGGACACCGTTGATTAAGACAGTGATAATCAAAGCCCGAGGTATGACCACCGAGGCGTGTTGAACTTCTCTGGCCATCTATTATTCGGTTTAGAAGCCGGCATAGAGGTCTTTCCACAACGAGCGTTCCTGTTACTTGGATGGCGGAACAACAAGACATTCGGTAGAATACCGGTAACAGCTGCTCCCTACGAGAACGTGTAGCGCGCTAGATACTTGAGTAGAAACAATGCATAGCAGTAATGCTAATAAAACCAGAGATAACTCTGTAAAACTGAATCGTTATACCACATTACCATTAGTAAATGCAATAATGAAGGAAGTAGAAGATATTTGTTGGTTCCGTGAAATAGAGGTCAACACGGTATAGCAGACTTGTCAGACGTGTAGAGGGATCAACAACTGAAGTCGAGAGACTAGCGGCACAAAGGAAGTAGGAGACAATGTGCGTGGTCGGAGATACGGTATCTGGCAGATCCAAAATCTTCAAAACAGTACTACTGTTTGAGTAGACGGTATTTCCATATTGGCATCCTCCACCGTGTCCTCCGCATGTTCTTGGTCCACATTGGTAGTCAAGCAATCATAAATCCATGACATCACCGCATCGCCGTAGAGTCCCTATCAAATGGTAGTGTATCTCTATGTTCAGAAATGTATGCCTGGTTTTATAGAGGGTGCTGGCAGTACATTAGAGTATATAAATAGGCAaatattagtatctatataaaGCATATTTTTCTTAAATAATGGCAGATGTTACGGCAGGACCATGAACGTGAATTGTAATAGGATTGATGATCAACTAACTATGGGACTACAGACAGCATAACAAAGGAAGCCACCTAGGGCAGCAAAACAGGCCGAGATTTTGTTCGGCAGAGTGataaaatgaaatgaatgaCGATATAAGACGCCATAAGAG includes the following:
- a CDS encoding uncharacterized protein (predicted protein), with amino-acid sequence MKLSIVISVLATAVAAAPTPHGGHPKRNDAGTTVDDISEQLYGAWGGIKRDQEGTTVDDISEALYGAWGGIKRDQKGTTVDDISEQLYGAWGGIKRDQGGTTVDDISEALYGAWGGISKRDEEATQGTTVDDISEALYGAWGGISKRDEEATQGTTVDDISEALYGAWGGISKRDDDATQGTTVDDISEQLYGAWGAI
- a CDS encoding glutaminyl-peptide cyclotransferase family protein (glutaminyl cyclase); translated protein: MRILEVGILAMSILCFVDAHGNLSNADLEALLHPDGDTNIQTILAPLLRPRVPGTPGSELVRNYIIQFFNSALPLWTTELQVSSSKTPVSGSQRIPFVNIIAYRSPPGLNETDVGWLTLVAHYDSLKDPEGFIGAIDSAAPCSIIMSAVRSIDAALTRKWDNMSSIPGGTHEQYGIQVIFTDGEESFGNTLTANDGLYGSRSLAAHWAVDKYPSTAKYETRLSSISLLVLLDLLGAKNPQIASYYPVTHFDYQRLAALESRLRELGQLKSSGIHGKSWFVDRTTDVRSLKRQPVEDDQVPFSGLGVKVLHVIDADPTTGEFPSVWHTPDDDENHLDFDTIRDWSLLITAFAAEWLGLQGFMDN
- a CDS encoding tyrosinase family protein (predicted protein), with the protein product MATSERGKLFVSSGVEINHPAVGRERTGGCRPEDAQIRKEWRELTQEERQQFTDAVRCLQSIPTTLADDLRQIYPGVQTRYDEFLATHINLTSVIHQTADFLAWHRYFIHTFEQDLKSKCQYTGSLPYWDWGLDAENPHLSVLFNGDEYSMGSNGAFIPNRDPAYWPAIHEYIPVGTGGGCVYEGPFSNYTINMGPIDGAGQKAVNYRFEHHPHCLKRDINPTVTRASVTFRHITELILSYDTIEWFQGVMQKDPRFSVPSVPYGVHRGGHVGVGMVMGDAAGSPGDPMFYLHHAQIDRVWTIWQGLDPDTRRHAIWGTHTIVDTPPTANMTLDDMIDFGFVSEPVQFRDLMDTLDGPFCYYYT
- a CDS encoding uncharacterized protein (amino acid transporters), which gives rise to MEKSTLAEDAIQPTGYYNEYDAPPKDELQLNVGGRGATQRRLRNYHVTMIGFCSGIGTGLFVGTGAAYAKAGPAGLLLAYIVVGLVLWCVMQSIGELATLLPTAGSFPHWATRFIDPAVGFSLAISYGYCYTIAIASEVSAAAVIVSYWTDLTPAVVITVGLVLILASNLMSVRFYGETEVFGGAVKVLCFLGLVIVSIVITAGGANNDSIGFRYWNDPGPWTNYNGITGPTGHFLGFLSSFVNASFSFIGVETVVITAAESVNPHHAIPKAARRVTYRIAFFYILGALLIGIIVDPRNPALVSGSDNANSSPFVIAIKEAGINALPSIVNACILVAAWSAGNSYCWVGSRMIVAMTTDHQLPQVFGRVTKKGVPYVAVITAWLFGPLAYLSLGSGGAAQAFTWLLNLSTVAGLIAWATLSFCYIRFHSAMKAQGVSRDTLPWKAPLQPYAAWVGFIGSTIIVLVAGFPVFLKGNWSSSDFVASYIGIPIFIVPIIGWKLFKRTKFVRSAEIDLWSGRLQEGEILVQQRVPRNLWERFVDWLV
- a CDS encoding uncharacterized protein (predicted protein); translation: MVVSCLLGLINIGSDVALKDILSMAVSGLYLSYLAVGSLLLYRRVCGHIRPSSECEDTTVNVPNAPLVWGPFRVPGILGMVNNGFAVCYMIILLAHESRGGL